From the Struthio camelus isolate bStrCam1 chromosome 19, bStrCam1.hap1, whole genome shotgun sequence genome, the window GGCCCTGACACAATCATTTTGAAGGCATTAAGGAGATGGTCAACGCTCTTTAAAGTATTTATAAAGTTCTTTTCTAAAGTTAAATGTTTTGCTCACCTTTCAGCTGAGACTGATATACTTTTTCTAACCCAGGGTTATTTGAGTTCACTATCTTGCCTCTGCCAGCAACTCCAGCATTGTGCTGCCATGGGACTGTGTGTGTATCCTGCACATCCTCTCTTTAACCTTGATGCTCCTctactgctttttcctttccaggCTGCCAGAGGTGGTTCTGAGAATCCTGGTCAGTGATACAGGTGTTGCCCTAATATGTTAAAAGGGATTTGGCATCTGTGCACAGATTAACACCCACAATGTATGTGTTAAACATGTGCTGTTGCCTCTCTAACAATAGAGGCTGAAACAACGCCACAGAGCTGAGTTAATCACTATTTACTTCTACTGCATGGTGTGGACTTTGCTGTCAGACTTCTTTGATAGCATTGTCTGGTTAATGCGTGTGCCTCTGCACTGACACTGCTGATTCCTGCTAGGCAGAAAGCTGCCCGTGCTCTGGGACTGACTGGCACTTGTGGTAGCTTCTGGCTGGTCTACTTAATGCCTtctacaattttgtaaggcagcTATAAAATTAGAAGCCCTTCTTGGTGACTGAGTTAGCAAATGGTTTTGTGATCGATGCAAAGAGCTAGGTTGAATGTCTGTCTTGTTGCTGCTCACCTTTTGCTGTTCAGGGTGGTTTAGGACCTTGCTTGCGTAGAAGATGAGTCTATTGATCCAGGTTGTATGTGGAAGTGCGCTGACTTTTGAGAGATGAAAATCTGCTCTGCATTGGTGCATCTGGGATCCATCAAGGCAGTGGTTCTGGTGTGAATGTATCTTGAAAGAAATTCTATGGAATATAGAAGTGTTAAGGTGTTCTAATGCAAGAATATATCTAATTTGAGATGGCCTTGTTTTTGCAGTTTGATGAAGGCCGTAACAACTTTGAAGGGGATCTCACGAAAGAGAACTTACTGAACTTCATCAAGTCTAACCAGTTGCCTCTGGTCATAGAGTTCACTGAACAGGTAGGTCTTTAGATACTGGGTCAGCGCTCTCTCTGTAGCCATGGTATGATTATAGCTAAGTTTAAAAATGTAGCATGTGTggtcttttttttgtcttggggcagtttggggttaCGGAGTGGTCTAATAACTATTTAGGTTACATTAGAGCTCTATTGCATAAGGGAAGAACACCAGGGAAAAGGAGGCATAGGTTTGGTGTTGAAAGCAGTCCTGTATTGTTGGCGACTTCTGTGGTCTAGTCAAAATGGCAGAGCCCCGCTGGTCTTGCCACTTGCCTCTTccaaaaataaactgtattttctgttCCTCAGACTGCTCCTAAAATCTTCGGAGGAGAGATTAAGACTCATATTCTGCTGTTCTTGCCAAAAAGTGTGTCCGATTATCAAGAGAAACTGGACAACTTCAAGACTGCAGCTGGAAACTTCAAAGGGAAGGTGAGATGGATTTCTTGGATTAAGAATTAAGTGACCACCTCCTGCAGAGTATTACAACACTGCCTGCCTATAGCTACTTTACTGCTGTGGAGGAGGAGTGGAAGCTAGCTCTCTCTACTCGTGTCCCTTGATAATAGGTGACTGCATCACTTACCGGCTTGTGTAACTGTTTGAGCCAGTGTGTACAGAAAAGCAGTTAACTCCAGCTTTCCTTCTTGTGGGTGTAAATCTGACGGCTGTAATCAACATTAATGCCGGGTCTGCCTGTGTGCTGCTTGAACCATCGCAGTGCCAGCATTTGTACTCTGACAGGGTGCCCTTTTAATGGGCTTGGAGAAGGAAGGGTTGGGGGCAGTTTAGCTGCTCTCTATGCAGGTGTTCTTGCAAAAGTATCGTTAGCCCAGAGGTGCTTGTCTTCACCAtactgcttttgattttttcctccaaagatccTGTTCATATTCATAGACAGTGATCACAGTGACAACCAGAGGATTTTGGAATTTTTTGGCCTAAAGAAGGAAGAATGTCCTGCTGTACGTTTGATCacactggaggaagaaatgaccaAATACAAACCTGAATCAGATGACCTCACAGCAGACAAGATCAAAGAGTTCTGTAATAAGTTCCTGGAGGGCAAGATAAAGGTAATGAAGATGAACGCTGGTGATATTGCTACTGGTTAAGCAGGCAAACAACCCTGTGAGGAAGTATGTATAATATTATGCAAGTCATCTGGAGAAAATCCTTCCAACTACCAACTAATGGGCTTTGTGCGGAGAAACAAAGGGCAAAACCACTGGGGCATGAAGGCTGTAGGGAGGCAGTTATATACTGGTACCTGAGTAAGCCAGAATCTGCTCTTTCTGCTTCTTGGAGGAACTGTGCTGTTTATCCAGCTGCTCCTTCTATTAGCAAGCTGTGGAAGGTGTTTAACTTTTGTGTGGCAGAGAGAGCTTAAGAGCCTTCAGCTCTAACCTCCTGGAGGTAGCCATGTGCAACTGTAGTCCAGTAGTGACTGTTTAGCTAAACTCAGTCACGTGGGAATGACATAGTCAGCAATTAATGTTTCCTTCCTGCAGAGCTAAATTGCAGCTCTTTCCACACAAGAGGACCTGTTGTTCACACTTGTTCAGGGTGGGGGGTAGACTTTCTATAAGAGAAAGAGGAAGTGACTGATTCACCTGATTGCTTATAGCCTATGATTGAGACACTTGGGGGTTTGGATAAACTGGTGTTTTCTTGGATGTGTGGCTGCTTGTATATTCCAAGCAGCTCCATAGCAAACCGAGTCTTCAAATTCCACTTCTTATTCCAGCCCCACCTGATGAGCCAGGATCTTCCTGAAGACTGGGACAGCCAGCCTGTCAAAGTTCTAGTTGGGAAGAATTTTGAAGATGTTGCTTTTGATGAGAATAAGAATGTCTTTGTAGAGTTCTGTAAGTATCTTTCAACAGCTGGTTCCAAGTGCCTGGCATGAAAGGAGTGTCAAGATACTTGGAGGGCTACAATTAGGGAGAAAGCATCTTCTGACAGACTCCAAGCTACCAAGGGGAATGCATCAGTTGAAAAGATTAGCATGTGAACTAGGTGGTTTGGTGCTAGCTATATGTTTTTTAATTAACAGATGCTCCCTGGTGTGGTCACTGTAAGCAGCTAGCTCCTATCTGGGACAAGCTTGGGGAGACCTACAAGGACCATGAGAACATTGTCATTGCCAAGATGGATTCAACAGCCAATGAAGTAGAGGCAGTGAAAATCCACAGCTTCCCCACGCTCAAGTTCTTCCCTGCAGGCTCTGACAGAAATGTAAGGCAGCTGACCTCTTTATAGATCATATAACAAGGGAGCACTAGAAATGTTTAGTGGACtgcttttgttctctgttttggAAAAGGTCTTATGGGAGGGCTCTCTGTTTCGTAGGGATGGAACACATCCGAACAAGTCTACAGAACATCTGAGACCCTTTGTGGGGGGCTGGGTTGTAGGAAAGAGTTTGTGGGGGGAAGTgggaatgggggggaaaaaagggaagtaTAGCAGAGGACAGTGTGCTCATCTGCAGGCTATTCTCTCCTCGCAGTGATCTCTGAAGTCTAGTGGCTGAGCTGTTTTCCTTCGTCTCATATGGGTGAAGGTGAATTTTTAAATTCCCTTTTGCTTGGCATGTTAAGTGTTGCTCAGAAAGAGAATTCTCCTCTCCAGGGGTGTGGTTCCCTATGTGCCCATAACCATTACCTTGATGTTTTCTCCTGTGTAGGTAATTGACTATAATGGGGAGCGGACGCTAGAAGGCTTCAAAAAATTCTTGGAGAGCGGAGGTCAGGATGGTGCGGCTGCTGATGATGTGAGTAATGTGAATGAATACGGTGCTTTGGGCAGGGAGAATAAGGAGCGTGGGCTGGATCTGCTGCAACATTTGAATCCTAAGCCCTAAACAAGATCCTGAGTTGCGTGGTGGGAAAGGATATTGGTGGTGAATAAAAGAGTAGTCGCATCATAAACTGTGACCTGTCTGTTCAGTTGTACCCTGCTAGCTACTGGCCTGTAATGGATTTATTTACGATGCTTGGGTTGGGTGTGAAGTAAACGCCTCTTGGGAGGCATAAATACAAGTGCATGGAAACCACTGGTACTGCAGCCTCTAAATCTGCACTCTCTACTGGTTGTCATGTAAACGGCTGAAGTAGTTACGGCTTGCTCTTTGGGGGGAGGGAAATGACTCTTGCCCATCATCCGCAGCAATACGATGAACATTACGCAAAATATTTAGTTGGAAGTTCCTCCCCTGTCTGGAGGGGAGGGTGTTACAGATGCAAGTACCAGTTTCAGAGGTTTctgatctttaattttttttcagattcagagCTCTTGATAGAAGCTTCTGGATGGTTTGCTAATGTGGCAGCAGAGGGTAGAGTGGACAGATAGAGAAACTGTTCTGTGCTTAGTTTTGGATCTGCTTAAGGTGCCAGAAACCAGCAGTTATCTTTGTATTCTCTATAGGATCTGGAGGACCTGGAGACAGATGAAGAAACAGACCTTGAGGAAGGGGATGATGACGACCAGAAAATCCAAAAGGATGAATTGTAAAGAGAAGACTGATCTGCATCACCCAAAAATCAGACACTAAACTGGCTGCTGTTATGCAGCCCAGTGAGTCCAGAAACCCATTAAGATTTAAAGCAGAAGGCGAGTGACTGGAAATCCAGGGATTGGCTTTTAAAGTAACACTTCACCCTCACTTGTCTGTACACTTGACtgtcttttcttacttttcagtTTTGAGAAGGGATTTGTCACTAGGTAGCCAGCCCAGCCAGCTGGGCTCTTTTTTATTGTGATGTACTTTTTTGTACATGGCTTTTGTTTCAAATATTCTGTTCTTCTGGGTAGAAACAGGTTGTGAAGTGGTAGCATGAGTTTAATTGCGCAGCATTTTGGAGCCTTGCCACTAACATCTTCCatgaaagctttttcctttttttcttttaaatctaaagACCATAGTTTATTTCTCCACCTGGCAGGGTCTTCAATTGTCTCAGCTGTTCTTCCCTGGAGTCAGCCTTCAGTGTATGTAGGGGGAGAGGCAATAGGCTGATTGCATCATTCTGGGGTGAAAGGTGGATATGAAGATGCTTCTCTACATGCTGGCCAGATGtttccttttccctctgctttaAGACACTTAGAGATGACTGTTCCAAATACCTGGAAGGGTGGAATACTGTGCACTGGCTGTGGCAGGCTCTAGAGGGTGGAGATGATGGCTGGCTCACCAGCTTAGACAAGACCTAGCTGTGTTGCCACCCCCTTGATCAAATGCAAGACTGTTTTGCAATCACTTTCCATGCATTATTTTGAATGGGTTGACCAGGCCGGTGGGTGGTGTGGGAGGGCCTGATAAAATATGGCAAACAGGACACTTAGGATTACTGGGTTTTGGGGAGGAATTTGAACAGGGGAGTGCCTCAAAGGCCTGAGCAGAATCAGGCTGGTTATTAGCATTCCGCTACAATAACATTGGAGCTGAATTTGTTGGCCAAATAAAGTTGAGATTTTAATACTATTATGTCTCTTTGCCTTTTTCAAAACGCAGAACTGATATTACCTGGACCTGATCTTAAAGTGGATTAGGATTCTAGGATGATTCTAGGGGGATTCTGCCAAAATTTTGGAAAATGTCATCAGCTTTTCACTGAACTTGCACTAAATACAATATTTTG encodes:
- the P4HB gene encoding protein disulfide-isomerase is translated as MRVLRALVPLLCLLPLGRGGAEPEEEDGVLVLRAASFEQALAAHRYLLVEFYAPWCGHCKALAPEYAKAAAKLKEEGSEIRLAKVDATEESELAQQFGVRGYPTIKFFKNGDKAAPKEYTAGREADDIVSWLKKRTGPAATTLTDAAAAETLVDSSEVVVIGFFKDLASDAAKEFLLAAESIDDIPFGISSGADVFSKYELSKDGVVLFKKFDEGRNNFEGDLTKENLLNFIKSNQLPLVIEFTEQTAPKIFGGEIKTHILLFLPKSVSDYQEKLDNFKTAAGNFKGKILFIFIDSDHSDNQRILEFFGLKKEECPAVRLITLEEEMTKYKPESDDLTADKIKEFCNKFLEGKIKPHLMSQDLPEDWDSQPVKVLVGKNFEDVAFDENKNVFVEFYAPWCGHCKQLAPIWDKLGETYKDHENIVIAKMDSTANEVEAVKIHSFPTLKFFPAGSDRNVIDYNGERTLEGFKKFLESGGQDGAAADDDLEDLETDEETDLEEGDDDDQKIQKDEL